Below is a window of Coregonus clupeaformis isolate EN_2021a chromosome 15, ASM2061545v1, whole genome shotgun sequence DNA.
GCCATTTTAAACGGAGATGCAACCCCAGACTACTTCAGACTATGTGCTTGTTGCATTGCCCCCTCTCCCCTCATACAATTTTAGTGCAGATTTTGTTGGTTTTATCTAGAAGACAAAATGTGATCCATCCCCCACATTTTGACAGTCAGAGATGTATCCATTAAGTTTGTTCCAGCACTGAGCTCTCTGAAACTGTAAACTTAGTTCTCAGTGCCCAGCACTGACCCTACACTTCTGGTAATGGGTACTGTTCTTTATCAAGGGAGCCATTCTTGACCTACtgtacagtgcctagtgaaagtctacacaccccttgcacagttgtCATTTTGCTGcaattaaataaaaaatcaaaatatgaaataatattttttttcctacagatctacacaacctgctccacattttcaaagtgaaagaacaagtatagaattattttttattaataacAAAATGAAGAAGTCTTGATTGTGTATGTCTTTCTTTACACCGCAGAGTtaacgggcggcaggtagcttagtggttaagagcgttgtgccagtaaccgaaaggttgctggttctaatccccgagccgactaggtgaaaaatctgtcgatgtgcccttgagcaaggcacttaaccctaattgctcctgtaagtcgctctggataagagcgtctgctaaatgactaaaatgtaaatgtaaaatgttaacacTTGGtggaagcatctttggcagcatttacagctttgaataagattctaccaacacTGCACAACTTTTCGGGCAACATTATATCAATTGTTTCTGTCGCAAATGCTCAACCTTAGTACATTTGGgcgggaatcattgatggacagcaatatgcaaactttttacctgggctttgtttctttcatatttatttttatcctgacaaactccccatTCCCTTCTGGTGACAAGCATACTCATGACACAATGCTGCCTCCACATtacttgaaaatacagagggtAAACATGAAGTCCAGTCATACATAAAATTGTGAATAATTAGATTTATTTAGAAATAGGTCTATCCCCCAATAAGATTTACATTGAATCAACTGCGATTTGTCTGGGTTATTTTTGGATAAGACCAAACAGGTTAGAGCGTGTAAATTCAGACACTCGAAACCATGTCGAGGGACCATGTGTAGACCCCCAAGAATGTgtgcacaatcagaatgtggacatgaTCAGGACgcatgtgagagaaagagagagagagagagagcgcgagagagagagagaggccacgcAGGTAACCTGATTCCGTCAGTCTCTTGTTTTTAGGGTGTGTCCTTCTGTTTATGTAATAGAGAATGTATCGGACATCGGAGTAAGTTAACTACCATCTCGACCGCGGGAGGACGAAGACAATTCATAGACACCGACCATTTATACTGTACAAAGTTCAAGGACAATGGCCTCATCTCAAATACTTTCCTGCTTATTGTTGTTCGGTTGCGTGTGTGCAGCAAATGCAATTGGTAAGATTTACCTTTTATAGTTGATCTCATGCCTTTGTCAGTATCCTACCTATAGACACATTGTATTATCTTGAGTTAGCGTACTTGTACTGGGGTAAATACATTTGAATTCAAtacactttttgacagcatcccttttgatttaaacaactTTCCATACGTctttgcccatggaagaagtggtcagaatgtgactttttggacctgaatgctaaaacattcaggagataaagtATTTATATACACCAGCGTTTCTTTCAATTGGGTTGCACAAAAATAGTCCATGGGAAGCCAGAAGTTAAatacaattccatttcaatttacTGTGTCGGTGGGCAGGAAGGTTGGTCATTATGACGGGTGGAATTTGAGATAAAATATCTAAAGGATCGTATTATTAAACAGATCTTCAAACGTGGGTCTGTTGTAGACGTACTTCTCTGCTTACCTCATGTCAAAATACAAGTTATTCCTTTTTTATCCACATGTGGTGCACGtgcaggacttttattttgataTTTAGGTAAACCTACTTTAATCTATTacctatatttctatgatttcaataggtttcctatggaggattgacagtataatttaaaacaacagatattcccattcaagtcaacattctcagatgtgtggacctccaacaATCGTTGAAAGTTGAAACATCAATTttattcccattttagtacatttatcagccaaaacattacacccaccctgtattcgaGCAACCGATGGTggacacaacacaaaaacctcagattaTGTAAAATAGAGTCTACAAACTACAACATATGCGAAAATTGTTATGAATTGTTTTTATCGAGGAATGtttaaatagtttgacaacccaatttgtaagcttttaaatgggATCAATCTCAAACGTTTATCTTTTCcattgatgaagacatggatgtctaatggtatggtggggtatgcaaaataagtcaactttgagcacctttaccTCTTGAATATTTtggggtgctgtcaaaaagtgattgaattcaaatggatttacccactGGTTAGTCGCATCAATGACTCTGTCTTATCATTTAACATAAAAAGAAGTATGGTGCAGCTGTTTATTGTAGGTGTCAATGTTTTTTCACCTGACTGGAATatgtattttgtgtgtttttagaATGAGTAGCCTAGATAGAACATGACCCTGTTTGTGATTATCAGACCAATGAATAAGAGAGGGAAATTAAAGTTAATAGCCTCATAATTCAACTATATTTGGAGCATTTATTTTTATCATGTCATTTTTTAACAATACAATTTCTGTTACATGTTTAAACTCAAAGAACTCTGCTCAAGATGATTATGTTAAATGTAGCTTATTTATAGTAGCTTATTGTATGTTGGAAATCGCCAACACACTGTCCAATATTACAGATCTTTATCAGTGatgtttctctcctgtttcttATCACAGGTATAGGACGTGCGTTCATCGGGGTGGTCGACCCTCAGGATGCCGACCGCGTCACGGTGGACAAGGCAACCGCGGAAACTCTGCGGAGCAGTCTGACCACGGTGTTCCTCCCCATTGTCTACATAGTGGTGTTTGCTGTGGGGCTGCCCACCAACGCCATGGCCATCTGGGTCTTCCTGTTCAGGACCAAGAAGAAGCACCCTGCCGCCATCTACATGGCCAACCTGGCTCTGTCCGACCTGCTGTTTGTCATCTGGACGCCCCTGAAGATCGCCTACCACTTCAACGGCAATGACTGGATCTATGGAGAGAGGCTGTGTAAAGTGCTGGTGGGCTTCTTCTACGGGAACATGTACTGCTCCATCCTTTTTATCACCTGTCTGAGTGTGCAGCGCTACTGGGTGGTGGCTCATCCTCTGTCCCACCAGAAGAAGAACAACAAAATGGCCATCACTGTCTCCGTCTCTATTTGGGCCTTCATCTGGCTCACCACCACCCCCCTGTACCTCTACGACCACACGGCCAAGCTCATGGACCTCAACATCACCACCTGCCATGACGTCAACATCATTCATGACCTGGAGAACCCCTTCCCTGACGTAGCGCTCCCCTACTTCTACTTCGTCCTCATGGCCGGCATTGTCTTCCTAGTCCCCTCCCTGGTCATCATCTTGGCCTACATTCTCCTCCTCAAGGCCCTGGGGAACTCCATGACGGACGGGAACGCTGGGAAGAACCGTCAGAAAGCCGTGGTGCTGATCGTGACCGTGCTGGTCACCTTCCTGGTGTGTTTCGTCCCCAGTAACATCATGCTGGTCATCCACTACACCCTCCTCAAGGACGGGGTGATCAACAACGGCTACGGCTTCTACATCACCACCCTGTGTCTGGCCAGCCTCAACAGCTGTCTGGATCCCTTCATCTACTACTTTGTGTCTGAGGACTTCAGGAACCATGTGAAGAACACACTGCTGTGTAGAAGCAGCAGGACGGTGGAGAGGATGAGGGTCTCCTTCAGCTCCATGAAGTACTCCAAGAAGAGCAAGGCCTATGTGTCTGAGTCAGGGAACACACAGAGCAGTACCTGCTAATAGTGCATGGGAGCCATTCGGCCGACTAGGTAAAGACACTGGGAGAGGCTcattgaaaatacaatatttctcTGTATGTATGTGGACTGTGATGCACTGGAACTGTCTGAATGTGCCTTATGAAAATAAAGAGACTAGAGGGATCTCTCCTATAACAGTTGGGATATAGACAGCATTGGCAAGAAATGGAACACGTTTTAAATTAGCCCTGGACGCTGCTGAGCTCCAGAGTAGTGAAAATGGCTGACAATATCGTGGACTTGCTACTTGTTTTGTCATTTTCATAGACATATCTCTCATGGATGAAATGAAAGCAGAATGTATTCATCACAATTCTTGATAGGCTGTTAAAGGGCTAATGCGAAAGATGTAAAGATCTAGTTAGATATTCTAAATTTGAAGATCAAGAGGTCTAACATCAATGCATATTGGACATGATGTTGCCTAGCACATGGTAAACAACATGTTTTATGAAATCCCCAAATATAGACTCTTAAATTGTGCCTTATAGTGCTAGTGTAAAGGAACTCAAATGTCATGCCTTTAGGTGAAAAGTATCATGATGATGATTTACCCATATTGTAGAGGGGCGGTGTTGGGGTCAAACTGGCTTTAAGTCTATGGTCTACATATCTTCACTGGTATATGCCTTTATACAGTGTAATATACTTTATATTTACCTCAGTGAGATTATATATGGCAGTAGGCTGTAAACATTAACACtgctatttttttactttagtgtcATTATGTTTTAAGCTCACGTGAATTTTTTAAGCCATGAAAAGTTATTTTTTGTTTTAAGTTTGTTGGTTTCTTAAATAAATGTATGCAATATGATAAGCTAAAGGTGTTTGTTTCTATAGTTCTTATTGTTCTCTAATGTGTAACTTTTTGTCTGTTGCGTAATCCTTATCAATATTCCAATGCTCCTAGTACTGGATAGACTGAATCACTCCTCTCACATGCCTGGTGGAAGATGACGTTACAAGAGTCATTGTCTGTGATTATGGTAAGGAATTAATTGAATGTGTCACGATACCTTTCAGTATGACAATCTGAAGACTGTTTTCTGTTTCAGAACAGTTGACTGTTGTTGAAGGTCAATATATCAACACAACGTTGAAACTACAGGGATTTTTCAGTTTCTCATCTTTTATAAAGAAGACttgactctctcgctctctctctctctgtttcagtcagCTGAGGTAGGCTAGGCTGAGGAATGTTTCAGAGTAATATCGAACTGTTGTGTTTCTGTTTCCATGGTGTCAGTGATTCCCACAGATAACTGGTCTCTGTGTAGGAACccctggagggcaggcaggaACAACCTCTGATTACTATACTGTGAtttactcctctcttcccctcaatAGGTAGATATATATGAGTATTGGATAGAAAGGAGTATTTAGATTGAGGATTATAGAGTAAGCTGTGCAATGTTGAGCTGTGAAAATAAGTTTGTACTGTAGAAAAATCCTTGTGAGTAAAACTATGTCTACTGATTGAAAAGATGAGGATCTAGGGATAAGTCCATGTATCACCCACCCAGCTCACTCTCTAGCTCTGTGTTTACATACACCCCAATTTGTCCTGGTTGAACTAGACACTACAATAAATATACCCTACATTCTTTAGGGATCTGTGGGTTAGAACACTGTCCTCCGTTATCTATCCACCACCTTGCATGTGTTAAGAAACCTGCATGAAACTAACTTTATATgattcagttttcctgcatttaTGACCTTTGAAAAGTGCCTTTTCCCTCTGATATGTGTAAGTTAAAATGTAACAATGGACAGAAGATACCAGGGTTGTTTAGTGGAGAGACACTGGATCTTGTCTGTTATATGTAGACAAGGACCAGACCAGGTCAACCCAGTGATCTCCTGTAGACCAACACAATGACCCAAGTGTCGCCATTGTGTTATTCTAGCTATGTGGAGCCCTAGGCAGGtaatgacacagacacacacaccccagctagcacataacgttctgagaaccatatgtttcttagagcttggtgagagcgtggttgtcctatgaatattttgcatacaacctccACACagcgttctgagaaccatatgtttcttagatgggaatttcagtacttcagcataacgtttcctacaggtttcctcattctatttaaagtaatgttctcaaattgttccaagaacgttaagaaacaacgttgttctgtgggaatttcagtacttcagcgtAACGTTTTCTGCCATGTTTCATCATGGTTCTTTTTCAATGTTCTCTGAACATTAAAGATGCattatgcagaaattgctccgccatttcctgcttgctaaaattctaatagtttgcctaatttcagtttgtgacaaaacaagcaagtagagtgtagagaatcattgtaccatctaaaccgctgtaaaatatattttccataaagaaaaatattgtgttttcagctgtttgaagctgtagtacaaaaccaaaagtaaaagacgcaaaaaatgaaacttaagaacgggaggcacagaaatagtgcacataaaaCAGATCTGCCGCTTCAtacacttgctttcaatgagaatgaagcCCCGTTTCCACTGGCACTTAAAATTAGGGTCAAATTCGAGCTGGGTCGAGGGAAACCCGGGCCAGTGCAGCCCAGTTTCACAACTGGTGGCAGCTCTATTAGAATTTGGGCTGGTGACCACCAGCTGATCACTTCTGGATGCTGACACAACGTTTAGCTAGCTCATCTGGacttgttgctgttagctagcacattaCCACCATAGCTGGGTCCTTCATACATTTTTGCAGTACACAACAAACTTTTATGAGAACAGTCAGCCCCGAAtgctaactacctaacgttagctagaaaaTCAGAGTCGAAacaagctagctggctaactagcaGGAATTTTAGCTGGCCAGGTCGTATTGACAGCTAGCTACATCATATCAAGCCTGTCGTCTGGTTtgcttggttagctagctagctaacgttagcaagctaaatacatggctctgagtCTGGCTGGCACTAGCAGGAGTTTGGGGTAACGTTAGTTACAGTACAGTGAGGGTGAATTAAATTCTTAATCTTGCTAGCTCGCTAGCAACATAAGCGATGCCAGCTTCACAGTCACATATTGGCTACCTAGCAGCATGACATCATTTCTCATTTCTGGAGGCCAGCCCAACCCGGGTTGACTTCAAAGTGCCAATGGAAACAGGgttgacagatctataacacacatttctatgtgaatttggtcaggtctcCCAAAAAgctacatattgcagctttaagaaaACTTTGCAtagaaaacattagtaacgtatactgtacatattaaaaacatatacattccattctcagtagctaggtttccatccaattggcgttagattttcatgcgaatattctaaaatctggaAAAGAAAATATGGGGATTTTCTCACCAGTGGTGTGTCCAACATACTGACTTGTTGCGGATTAAAAATCTATATGTGacgacgtagtgcacacaaaatataccttaagttttcatgtaccgaataaaaatctaatgTTCAATGTCTTTCCATCACATGTTCAACTCTaacgatagttttgtcacaaaaactgttacgttaaatagcaaatgtgcctagtctggtcttggcacatgcgctctagccaaaagctttcagatacagtgcgggtaggctctGTGGGTAggttagtctacatgatgagattattatatgatataatatttgtatttgtcaaacgtcagtcaagcatcgatcatcatgtcaccagaataagacactCAACATTTAATGGAAAGGATCATCAAGCTcataccgtgcactttcaccattctgtgaagttcatcataacttatttcatctgtagcctaatgaaCTGCATAGTTTCCCGAGCCGTAGTGGGAGGAGCACACACgtcatcacgtgactccaagtttactttgagattatgattattatatcaatatttgcgtataattcattttacggacacaaaaagatcccaccatgtcgaactaacaaatgatctgtcggcatttctaaaattgtaccgaaacttcctgtttccatcacagctgtcgtgattttattttatacggtatgactttgCTCACATAAAAACTGTGAATGGAAATGTGGTTACTGTCAACAAAatgctctctatcctctatcttattaagcgtgttcaggtgtgttggctgcACCCAGTAATTGgtcacacctgatcttaatgagtgcttgattcctttgaaatgggctctgtctgtttgaatagacaaaaatgaacagctttgGCATATTAGCTCCACcctggtggtgcagtggactaattccatggatagagaatggaagatcataggtttgaatctcactgatgccatgccacaaaaaaaaaatggtgtttgcatgattaatgccaaAGCAAATTAATTtacatgtgtcctatctgtgcttggagttcaaaacagttaaactAAGCTAGTAGTGTCATTAAagttaaaagtcttattgaaacatgttctcagaacgttactTAATTACTTTCAAATACCCTATAATTTCCTTTCtgagaacgttaataaaacctcccaggaaaacctTCAGGGAACCATAGTGAAACATTCTCAGAACGTCCCTGCAACCTAACAATGTAcgcacccataattcaccaaatgatattttgaaggaagaaacaaagtactttaagcatatgttttcttttcagtcgcctccatctcctctaactgaagctaattgtagagatttttttttctattgataatgtcaaattaacagccacacagaaagactcatgtgaaggtgaaattacagaggaggaacttctggatgcaattaaagactttaagtctgggaaaactccagggttggatggcataccagtcgaggtataccaaaccttttttgatatactaagaggaccgttattagcatgttttaaccactcctatgtaaatggtagattatctgacactcaagaagaaggtctgatctcattattactgaaacaggatacaagtggaaaatataaagatccagtccatttacaaaattggaggccccttacacttcagtgttgtgatgcaaaaatcctagcaaaatgtatagcgcatagaattaaaaaggtattgtcggatattattcattctaatcagacaggttttttacatggaagatacattggagataatataaggcaagtattggaaacaatagaacactatggaaaatatgggaaaccaggcctgctattcatagcagacttcgaaaaggcatttgataaagttagactggggtttatatataaatgctggagcatttcaattttggagaatctcttataaaatgggtcaaaatcatgtatagtaaccctaggtgtaaaatagtaaataatggctatttctcagaaagttttaaactgtcaagaggagtgaaacaaggttgtccactatcggcatatctatttattgtggccatcgagatgttagctattaaaatcagatccaataataatatcagaggattagaaatacagggcttaaaaacaaaggtgtcattgtacgctgatgattcatgttttcttttaaatccacaactagaatccctccacagcctcatagaggatctagatacattttctaacctctctggattacaaccaaattatgacaaatgtactatattacgtattggatcactaaaaatacaatttttacattaccatgtagtttaccaataaaatggtctgatggtgatgtggatatactcggaatacatatcccaaaggaaataaatgatctcacttcaataaattttaatagaaagttagcaaaaatagataagatcttactaccatggaaaggaaaatacctgtcaatttgtggaaaaatcaccctgattaactctttagtattatcccagtttacctatttgcttatggtcttgcctacgcctagcgaacagttttttaaattatatgagaaaaaaatattcaattttatttggaacagcaagccagacaaaattaaaagagcatatttctataatgaatatgaattcggaggacagaaattattaaatattaaagcattagacctatcactaaaagcttcagtcatacaaaagttatacttaaatccgaactggttctcaagcaaattagtaagattgtctcacccaatgttcaagaaaggcctttttccctttattcagattacaacctctcactttcagttatttgaaaaggaaataatctcccaaatgtcactatttctaaaacaagccatagaaagttggttgcaatttcaatgtaatcctccagaaacgacagaacaaataatgcaacaaatattgtggttgaattcaaatatactaattgacaaaaaacctttcttTTTTgaaagaatgtttaaaaaaggtataatcttcgtaaatgatatcatcggtaggactg
It encodes the following:
- the f2rl1.2 gene encoding coagulation factor II (thrombin) receptor-like 1, tandem duplicate 2 translates to MASSQILSCLLLFGCVCAANAIGIGRAFIGVVDPQDADRVTVDKATAETLRSSLTTVFLPIVYIVVFAVGLPTNAMAIWVFLFRTKKKHPAAIYMANLALSDLLFVIWTPLKIAYHFNGNDWIYGERLCKVLVGFFYGNMYCSILFITCLSVQRYWVVAHPLSHQKKNNKMAITVSVSIWAFIWLTTTPLYLYDHTAKLMDLNITTCHDVNIIHDLENPFPDVALPYFYFVLMAGIVFLVPSLVIILAYILLLKALGNSMTDGNAGKNRQKAVVLIVTVLVTFLVCFVPSNIMLVIHYTLLKDGVINNGYGFYITTLCLASLNSCLDPFIYYFVSEDFRNHVKNTLLCRSSRTVERMRVSFSSMKYSKKSKAYVSESGNTQSSTC